Proteins from a genomic interval of Clostridium cochlearium:
- the rplF gene encoding 50S ribosomal protein L6: protein MSRIGRLPIAIPNGVTVTVSPENVVTVKGPKGEITKTMHPNIDIAVEENSVIVTRKNDEKQNRSLHGLTRTLVNNMVVGVTEGYEKKLELVGVGYRAQLQGKKLVLNLGFSHPVEIEAKEGIEFQLDGANKITVKGIDKELVGAVAADIRSWRKPEPYKGKGIKYENEAIRRKEGKTGKK from the coding sequence ATGTCAAGAATAGGAAGACTACCAATAGCTATACCAAATGGTGTAACAGTTACAGTTTCTCCTGAAAATGTTGTTACTGTTAAAGGACCTAAGGGAGAAATTACAAAGACTATGCACCCAAATATAGATATAGCTGTTGAAGAAAATTCAGTAATTGTTACAAGAAAAAATGATGAAAAACAAAATAGATCACTTCATGGTTTAACAAGAACTTTAGTTAATAATATGGTTGTAGGAGTAACTGAAGGATATGAAAAGAAATTAGAATTAGTTGGTGTAGGCTATAGAGCTCAATTACAAGGTAAAAAATTAGTTCTAAATCTTGGATTCTCTCATCCAGTTGAAATAGAAGCAAAAGAAGGCATTGAATTTCAATTAGATGGAGCAAATAAAATTACAGTAAAAGGAATTGACAAAGAATTAGTTGGAGCTGTGGCAGCAGACATAAGATCATGGAGAAAACCTGAACCTTATAAAGGAAAAGGAATCAAATATGAAAACGAAGCTATAAGACGTAAGGAAGGTAAAACAGGTAAGAAGTAA
- the rpsH gene encoding 30S ribosomal protein S8, whose protein sequence is MVMTDPIADLLTRIRNANVARHEVVEIPASNIKKAIANIMLQEGYIKDLEEYNDGAVPMLKITMKYGQNKERVITGLKRISKPGLRVYCRKDEVPKVLNGLGTAVISTSKGILPDKEARKLSIGGEVLCYIW, encoded by the coding sequence ATGGTAATGACTGATCCAATTGCTGATTTATTAACTCGTATAAGAAATGCAAATGTTGCAAGACATGAAGTAGTAGAAATACCAGCATCAAATATAAAAAAGGCTATTGCAAATATAATGCTTCAAGAAGGATACATAAAGGATCTTGAAGAATATAATGACGGCGCTGTGCCAATGTTAAAAATAACAATGAAATATGGTCAAAATAAAGAGAGAGTTATAACTGGTTTAAAGAGAATATCAAAACCAGGGTTAAGAGTATATTGTAGAAAAGATGAGGTACCAAAAGTTTTAAACGGATTAGGTACAGCAGTTATATCAACATCAAAAGGAATATTACCTGACAAGGAAGCAAGAAAGCTTTCAATTGGTGGAGAAGTACTTTGCTATATATGGTAA
- a CDS encoding type Z 30S ribosomal protein S14 — protein MARKALIEKWKKEPKYKTRAYTRCRICGRPHSVLKKFGICRICFRELAYKGQIPGCRKASW, from the coding sequence GTGGCACGTAAAGCTTTAATAGAAAAATGGAAAAAAGAACCTAAATATAAAACTAGAGCTTATACAAGATGTAGAATTTGTGGAAGACCACATTCTGTTCTAAAGAAATTTGGAATATGTCGTATTTGTTTTAGAGAACTTGCATATAAAGGACAAATTCCTGGTTGCAGAAAAGCAAGTTGGTAA
- the rplE gene encoding 50S ribosomal protein L5, protein MVPRLQEKYEKEVIPALIEKFGYKNIMEVPKLEKIVINMGVGEAKENQKMLESAVNDLSIITGQKPIVTKAKKSVANFKIRENMPIGCKTTLRKVKMYEFADKLMNVALPRVRDFRGVSSKSFDGRGNYSLGIREQLIFPEIEYDKVDKVRGMDIVFVTTAKTDEEARELLRFLGMPFAH, encoded by the coding sequence ATGGTTCCAAGATTACAAGAAAAATATGAAAAAGAAGTAATACCAGCTTTAATTGAAAAGTTCGGATATAAAAATATAATGGAAGTTCCAAAACTTGAAAAGATAGTTATTAATATGGGTGTTGGTGAAGCTAAAGAAAATCAAAAAATGCTTGAATCAGCAGTTAATGATCTATCTATTATAACAGGACAAAAACCAATAGTTACAAAAGCCAAAAAATCAGTTGCTAACTTCAAAATAAGAGAAAATATGCCAATAGGATGCAAAACTACTTTAAGAAAAGTAAAAATGTATGAGTTTGCAGATAAATTAATGAATGTTGCGTTACCAAGAGTAAGAGATTTCAGAGGAGTTTCAAGTAAATCATTTGATGGTAGAGGAAACTATTCTTTAGGAATTAGAGAGCAACTTATATTCCCAGAAATAGAGTATGATAAGGTAGATAAAGTTAGAGGAATGGATATAGTATTTGTTACTACAGCAAAAACTGATGAGGAAGCAAGAGAATTACTTAGATTCCTAGGAATGCCATTTGCTCATTAA
- the rplX gene encoding 50S ribosomal protein L24: MQNKVHVRKQDTVMVISGKDKGKIGEVLRVLPKNGKVVVKDVNVVTKHQKPSRENMQGGIIHVEAPIYSSKVMLYCTKCKSVTRINHKVLDDGTKVRVCKKCGETF, from the coding sequence ATGCAAAATAAAGTACACGTAAGAAAACAAGATACAGTTATGGTTATATCCGGTAAAGATAAGGGTAAAATAGGTGAAGTTTTAAGAGTTCTACCTAAGAACGGTAAAGTAGTAGTTAAAGATGTTAATGTAGTTACTAAGCATCAAAAACCAAGCAGAGAAAATATGCAAGGTGGAATTATTCATGTTGAAGCACCTATATATAGTTCAAAAGTTATGCTATATTGTACAAAGTGCAAATCAGTTACTAGAATAAATCATAAAGTTTTAGATGATGGAACAAAAGTAAGGGTTTGTAAAAAGTGCGGAGAAACATTTTAG
- the rplN gene encoding 50S ribosomal protein L14 has translation MIQQQSILKVADNSGAREIMCVKVLGGSNRRYANIGDIIVASVKSATPGGVVKKGEVIKAVVVRSKKGVRRPDGSYIKFDENAAVVIKDDKQPKGTRIFGPVARELRDKEFNKILSLAPEVL, from the coding sequence ATGATTCAGCAACAATCAATATTAAAAGTTGCGGATAACTCTGGAGCTAGAGAAATTATGTGTGTAAAAGTACTTGGCGGTTCTAATAGAAGATATGCCAATATTGGAGATATAATAGTTGCTAGTGTTAAAAGTGCAACACCAGGCGGGGTTGTTAAAAAAGGTGAGGTAATAAAAGCTGTAGTTGTAAGATCTAAAAAGGGAGTTAGAAGACCAGATGGATCATATATAAAATTTGATGAAAATGCAGCAGTTGTAATAAAAGATGATAAACAACCAAAAGGAACTCGTATATTTGGACCAGTTGCAAGAGAATTAAGAGATAAAGAGTTTAATAAAATATTATCATTAGCACCTGAAGTTCTATAA
- the rpsQ gene encoding 30S ribosomal protein S17, translating to MERANRKTRIGRVVSDKMDKTIVVAVETKVRHPLYGKIMNKTTKFKAHDENNEARINDRVSIMETRPLSKDKRWRLVEIVEKAK from the coding sequence TTGGAAAGAGCAAATAGAAAAACAAGAATAGGCAGAGTTGTTTCTGATAAAATGGATAAAACAATAGTAGTAGCTGTTGAAACTAAAGTTCGTCATCCACTATATGGAAAGATAATGAATAAAACTACTAAATTTAAAGCTCATGATGAGAACAATGAAGCTAGAATTAATGATAGAGTATCAATAATGGAAACAAGACCATTGTCCAAAGATAAAAGATGGAGATTAGTAGAAATAGTAGAGAAGGCTAAATAA
- the rpmC gene encoding 50S ribosomal protein L29, translating to MKARELQDLKDSSPQELEVKLNDLKGELFNLRFQLATGQLENPMRIREVKKSIAQIKTILRQNELRNLEQ from the coding sequence ATGAAGGCTAGAGAGTTGCAAGATTTAAAAGATAGCAGTCCACAAGAATTAGAAGTTAAGTTGAACGATCTTAAAGGAGAGCTTTTTAATTTAAGATTTCAGTTAGCTACTGGTCAATTAGAAAACCCAATGAGAATAAGAGAAGTGAAGAAATCTATAGCCCAGATTAAGACCATCCTTAGACAAAATGAACTAAGGAATTTGGAACAGTAA
- the rplP gene encoding 50S ribosomal protein L16 yields MLMPKRVKRRKVQRGRMKGKATRGNFIAYGDYGLQATECGWITSNQIESARIAINRYIRRGGKLWIKIFPDKPVTQKPAETRMGSGKGTPEYWVAVVKPGRVLFELTGVNEETAREAMRLAAHKLPVKTKFVKKSDFEEVGGEINEG; encoded by the coding sequence ATGTTAATGCCTAAAAGAGTTAAACGTCGTAAAGTACAACGTGGCAGAATGAAGGGTAAGGCTACTAGAGGTAACTTTATAGCATATGGTGATTACGGATTACAAGCTACTGAATGTGGTTGGATAACAAGCAATCAAATAGAATCTGCCAGAATAGCTATAAACAGATATATAAGAAGGGGAGGAAAACTTTGGATAAAGATTTTCCCAGATAAACCTGTTACTCAAAAGCCAGCTGAAACTCGTATGGGTTCTGGTAAAGGTACTCCAGAATATTGGGTTGCAGTTGTTAAACCAGGCAGAGTGTTATTCGAATTAACAGGTGTAAATGAAGAAACTGCAAGAGAAGCTATGAGACTTGCTGCACACAAACTACCAGTTAAAACTAAGTTTGTAAAGAAATCAGATTTTGAAGAAGTGGGTGGTGAAATCAATGAAGGCTAG
- the rpsC gene encoding 30S ribosomal protein S3 has product MGQKVHPHGLRVGVIKDWDAKWYADKKNFSDNLVEDNNIRNFVKKKVYAAGISKIEIERAAKRVKLNIYTAKPGMVIGRGGQGIEALKGELKNIVSNDKNILINIVEVKSAETDAQLMAENIAQQLEKRISFRRAMKQTIQRAMKSGVKGVKTSCSGRLGGTDIARTEFYHEGTIPLQTLRADIDYGFAEADTTYGKIGVKVWVYKGEVLPAKKEVKEEVNA; this is encoded by the coding sequence ATGGGACAGAAAGTACATCCACACGGCTTAAGAGTAGGAGTCATTAAAGACTGGGATGCTAAGTGGTATGCGGACAAAAAGAATTTTTCAGACAATTTAGTTGAAGACAATAATATAAGAAATTTTGTGAAAAAGAAGGTTTATGCAGCTGGAATATCTAAAATTGAAATAGAAAGAGCTGCAAAAAGAGTTAAATTAAATATATATACTGCTAAACCAGGAATGGTTATTGGTAGAGGCGGTCAAGGAATCGAAGCCTTAAAAGGAGAATTAAAAAATATAGTTTCTAATGATAAAAATATATTAATAAATATAGTTGAAGTAAAATCAGCAGAAACTGATGCTCAATTAATGGCTGAAAATATTGCTCAACAATTAGAAAAAAGAATATCTTTTAGAAGAGCAATGAAGCAAACTATTCAAAGAGCAATGAAATCAGGTGTTAAAGGTGTAAAAACATCTTGTTCAGGAAGACTTGGAGGAACAGATATAGCTAGAACAGAATTTTACCATGAGGGAACAATTCCACTTCAAACACTTAGAGCTGATATAGATTATGGATTTGCGGAAGCTGACACTACATATGGAAAAATAGGTGTAAAAGTATGGGTGTATAAAGGAGAAGTTCTTCCAGCAAAGAAAGAAGTAAAAGAAGAAGTTAATGCATAA
- the rplV gene encoding 50S ribosomal protein L22: protein MEAKAIAKYVRMSPRKVGVVLDLVRGKDVNEAFAILNYTPREAAVVINKVLKSAVANAENNLELDPSRLYVAEAYACQGPTLKRYQPHAQGRAFRINKRTSHVTLIVKERE, encoded by the coding sequence ATGGAAGCTAAGGCAATTGCAAAGTACGTAAGAATGTCCCCAAGAAAAGTAGGCGTTGTTCTTGATTTAGTAAGAGGAAAAGATGTAAATGAAGCTTTTGCAATATTAAACTATACACCAAGAGAGGCAGCTGTAGTTATAAATAAAGTTTTAAAATCAGCTGTAGCTAATGCTGAAAATAATTTAGAGTTAGATCCAAGCAGATTATATGTTGCTGAAGCATATGCATGCCAAGGACCGACTTTAAAGAGATATCAACCTCATGCACAAGGAAGAGCTTTTAGGATCAATAAAAGAACAAGTCATGTTACTTTAATTGTGAAGGAAAGAGAATAA
- the rpsS gene encoding 30S ribosomal protein S19, whose amino-acid sequence MSRSVKKGPFVHEGLLKKINEMNKNGEKKVIKTWSRSSTIFPQMIGHTIAVHDGRKHVPVYISEDMVGHKLGEFVLTRTFRGHTEKSEKTTGAR is encoded by the coding sequence TTGAGTAGATCAGTAAAAAAAGGACCTTTTGTCCATGAGGGGCTTTTAAAGAAGATAAATGAGATGAATAAAAATGGTGAGAAAAAAGTTATTAAGACTTGGTCAAGAAGTTCAACTATTTTTCCACAAATGATAGGTCATACTATTGCTGTACATGATGGAAGAAAACATGTACCTGTATATATTTCTGAAGATATGGTAGGCCATAAATTAGGAGAATTCGTTCTAACTAGAACATTTAGAGGTCATACTGAGAAATCAGAAAAAACAACCGGTGCTAGATAA
- the rplB gene encoding 50S ribosomal protein L2 encodes MGIKLFKPTTPSRRHMSVYTFEEITTDKPEKSLLVSLKRTGGRNSQGKMTVRHRGGGAKRKYRIIDFKRNKDGIPAKVSSIEYDPNRTAFIALVVYTDGEKRYIIAPEGLKVGDVIVSGPDADIKTGNCLPIKNIPVGTFIHNIELASGKGAQLVRSAGASAQLMAKEGNYATIKLPSGETRYVRVECRATIGTVSNVKHEIMSIGKAGRKRKMGFRPAVRGSVMNPCDHPHGGGEGRTPIGMSSPVTPWGKPALGYKTRKTKKYSDRLIIKRKND; translated from the coding sequence ATGGGAATAAAATTATTTAAGCCTACCACACCAAGTAGAAGACATATGTCAGTATATACTTTTGAAGAAATTACTACAGATAAGCCAGAAAAATCACTTTTAGTTTCACTAAAAAGAACTGGCGGTAGAAATAGTCAAGGTAAAATGACTGTTCGTCATCGTGGTGGCGGTGCTAAGAGAAAATATAGAATAATTGATTTTAAGAGAAATAAAGATGGAATACCAGCAAAGGTTTCATCTATCGAATACGATCCAAATAGAACTGCATTTATAGCATTAGTAGTATATACTGATGGGGAAAAAAGATACATAATAGCTCCAGAAGGATTAAAAGTAGGAGATGTTATAGTTTCAGGTCCAGATGCAGATATAAAAACAGGAAACTGTCTTCCTATAAAAAATATACCAGTAGGTACTTTTATTCATAATATTGAATTAGCTAGTGGAAAAGGAGCACAACTTGTAAGATCTGCAGGAGCTTCTGCACAGTTAATGGCTAAGGAAGGAAATTATGCAACAATTAAATTACCAAGTGGTGAAACTAGATATGTAAGAGTTGAATGTAGAGCTACTATAGGTACAGTTTCTAATGTTAAGCATGAAATCATGTCTATAGGTAAAGCAGGTAGAAAAAGAAAAATGGGATTCAGACCTGCGGTTAGAGGTTCAGTTATGAATCCTTGTGATCACCCTCACGGTGGTGGAGAAGGAAGAACACCAATAGGAATGTCAAGTCCAGTTACTCCATGGGGTAAACCAGCACTTGGATATAAGACTAGAAAAACTAAGAAATATTCAGATAGACTTATTATCAAGAGAAAAAATGATTAG
- the rplW gene encoding 50S ribosomal protein L23, which translates to MKLTNYDIIRRPIITEKTMASMADKKYTFIVDKHSNKSQIKRAIEEVFGVKVADVKTANYLGKNKRVGVHFGKRADYKKAIVKLTEDSKSIEFFEGM; encoded by the coding sequence ATGAAGCTAACAAACTATGATATCATAAGAAGACCAATTATAACAGAAAAAACTATGGCTTCAATGGCTGATAAAAAATACACCTTTATAGTTGATAAGCATTCAAATAAAAGCCAAATAAAAAGAGCAATAGAAGAAGTATTTGGTGTTAAAGTTGCAGATGTTAAAACTGCCAATTATTTAGGAAAAAATAAGAGGGTTGGAGTTCACTTCGGAAAAAGAGCAGATTATAAGAAAGCTATAGTAAAATTAACTGAAGATAGCAAGTCAATTGAATTCTTTGAAGGAATGTAA
- the rplD gene encoding 50S ribosomal protein L4: MPTVGLFNKEGKKVGDFQLSDKVFGVEVNKEVLHQVIVAQLANKRQGTQSAKTRAEVTGGGKKPWRQKGTGRARQGSIRAPQWIKGGIVFAPKPRDYSITIPKSMKRVAMKSALSSKVEENEIVVLENLEIDEPKTKEIVKILDAFNAKKTLIVTAESNKNVYKSARNIEGVTVLPVNNINVYDILRYDKFIITKDAVSKIEEVYA; encoded by the coding sequence ATGCCTACAGTAGGATTATTTAATAAAGAAGGTAAAAAAGTTGGAGATTTCCAATTATCAGATAAAGTATTCGGTGTTGAAGTTAATAAAGAAGTGCTACACCAAGTTATAGTTGCTCAATTAGCTAATAAAAGACAAGGAACTCAATCTGCTAAAACAAGAGCTGAAGTTACTGGTGGAGGAAAAAAACCTTGGAGACAAAAAGGAACTGGTAGAGCAAGACAAGGTTCAATAAGAGCTCCGCAATGGATTAAAGGAGGAATAGTTTTTGCTCCAAAGCCAAGAGATTATTCAATAACTATTCCAAAATCAATGAAGAGAGTTGCAATGAAATCAGCGCTTTCATCAAAAGTTGAAGAAAATGAAATAGTAGTATTAGAAAACTTAGAAATAGATGAGCCAAAAACAAAAGAAATAGTAAAAATATTAGATGCATTTAATGCTAAGAAAACTTTAATTGTTACTGCAGAATCAAATAAAAATGTATATAAGTCAGCGAGAAACATTGAAGGGGTAACTGTATTACCAGTTAACAACATAAATGTTTATGATATATTAAGATATGACAAATTTATAATAACTAAGGATGCTGTATCTAAAATTGAGGAGGTGTATGCATAA
- the rplC gene encoding 50S ribosomal protein L3, translated as MKKAIIGRKLGMTQIFDENNRVIPVTVVEAGPCTVVQKKTIEKDGYEAIQVGYGEIREKLVNKPLKGHFEKAGVGLRRMLREFKLENASEYQVGQEIKVDAFEAGEKIDVTGTSKGKGYQGIIKRWNAHRGPMSHGSKFHRAVGSMGAASYPARTFKNKRMAGHMGNVKSTVLNLEVVKTIPEKNLILIKGGIPGPNKGYVIIRNSIKA; from the coding sequence ATGAAAAAAGCTATAATAGGTAGAAAGCTTGGTATGACACAAATATTTGATGAAAATAATAGAGTTATTCCTGTAACAGTAGTAGAAGCAGGACCATGTACAGTAGTTCAAAAGAAGACTATAGAAAAAGATGGTTATGAGGCTATACAGGTTGGATATGGGGAAATAAGAGAAAAATTAGTTAATAAGCCTCTTAAAGGACATTTTGAAAAGGCTGGAGTAGGTCTTAGAAGAATGTTAAGGGAGTTTAAACTAGAAAATGCAAGTGAATATCAAGTAGGTCAAGAAATAAAAGTTGATGCATTTGAAGCAGGAGAAAAAATTGATGTTACTGGAACTTCTAAAGGAAAGGGATATCAAGGTATAATCAAAAGATGGAATGCTCATAGAGGACCTATGTCTCATGGTTCTAAATTCCATAGAGCAGTAGGATCAATGGGAGCAGCTTCTTATCCAGCAAGAACTTTCAAAAACAAAAGAATGGCTGGACATATGGGAAATGTTAAATCTACAGTTCTAAATTTAGAAGTAGTGAAGACTATTCCTGAAAAAAACCTTATATTGATCAAAGGTGGAATACCAGGACCAAATAAAGGTTATGTAATAATAAGAAATTCAATAAAAGCGTAA
- the rpsJ gene encoding 30S ribosomal protein S10 — protein MAKQKIRIRLKAFDHTILDQSAEKIVETAKSSGAKVAGPVPLPTEKDVVTILRSPHKHKDSREQFEIRTHKRLIDIMSPSPKTVDSLMRLDLPAGVDIEIKL, from the coding sequence ATGGCAAAGCAAAAAATAAGAATAAGATTAAAAGCGTTTGATCATACAATATTAGATCAATCCGCAGAAAAGATTGTTGAAACTGCTAAGTCATCAGGAGCAAAAGTAGCAGGTCCAGTACCACTACCAACTGAAAAAGATGTTGTAACAATCTTAAGATCACCACATAAACATAAAGATTCAAGAGAACAATTTGAAATAAGAACACACAAGAGATTAATAGACATAATGAGTCCATCACCAAAAACTGTAGATTCATTAATGAGACTAGATCTACCAGCTGGTGTTGATATTGAAATAAAATTATAA
- the tuf gene encoding elongation factor Tu translates to MAKEKFERSKPHVNIGTIGHVDHGKTTLTAAITTILGHKGFAKAFKYDEIDKAPEEKERGITISTSHVEYETENRHYAHVDCPGHADYVKNMITGAAQMDGAILVVSAADGPMPQTREHILLASRVGVEYIVVFLNKADQVDDEELIELVEMEVRELMNEYGFPGDDAPIVVGSALKALENPDDDEATKCIMDLMAAVDEYIPTPERATDKPFLMPVEDIFTITGRGTVATGRVERGVLKVGDEVEIVGLSDENKKTVITGIEMFRKLLDEAQAGDNIGALLRGIQRDDIERGQVLAAPGTVKPHKSFTGQVYVLKKEEGGRHTPFFNGYRPQFYFRTTDVTGSIALPEGVEMVMPGDHIDMKVELITRVAMDEGLRFAIREGGRTVGSGVVSEIID, encoded by the coding sequence ATGGCAAAAGAAAAATTTGAAAGAAGTAAACCACACGTAAATATAGGAACAATAGGTCACGTAGACCACGGAAAGACAACATTAACAGCAGCAATAACAACAATATTAGGACATAAGGGATTTGCGAAAGCATTCAAATATGACGAAATAGATAAGGCACCAGAAGAAAAAGAAAGAGGAATAACAATAAGCACATCCCACGTAGAATATGAAACAGAAAACAGACACTATGCTCACGTAGACTGTCCAGGACACGCTGACTATGTAAAGAACATGATAACAGGAGCAGCACAAATGGATGGAGCAATCCTAGTAGTAAGTGCAGCAGATGGTCCAATGCCACAAACAAGAGAACATATACTACTAGCATCCAGAGTTGGAGTTGAATATATAGTAGTATTCTTAAATAAAGCAGACCAAGTAGACGACGAAGAATTAATCGAATTAGTAGAAATGGAAGTAAGAGAATTAATGAACGAATACGGATTCCCAGGAGACGATGCACCAATCGTAGTAGGATCCGCATTAAAAGCATTAGAAAATCCAGATGATGATGAAGCAACAAAATGCATAATGGATTTAATGGCAGCAGTAGATGAATATATACCAACACCAGAAAGAGCAACAGATAAGCCATTCTTAATGCCAGTAGAAGATATCTTCACAATAACAGGAAGAGGAACAGTTGCAACAGGAAGAGTAGAAAGAGGAGTTTTAAAAGTAGGAGACGAAGTAGAAATCGTAGGATTAAGTGATGAAAACAAGAAGACAGTAATCACAGGAATAGAAATGTTTAGAAAATTATTAGATGAAGCACAAGCAGGAGATAACATTGGAGCACTATTAAGAGGTATCCAAAGAGATGATATCGAAAGAGGTCAAGTATTAGCAGCACCAGGAACAGTAAAACCACATAAGAGCTTTACAGGTCAAGTATACGTATTAAAGAAAGAAGAAGGAGGAAGACATACTCCATTCTTTAATGGATATAGACCACAATTCTACTTTAGAACAACAGATGTAACAGGTTCAATAGCACTACCAGAAGGAGTAGAAATGGTAATGCCAGGAGACCACATAGACATGAAGGTAGAATTAATAACAAGAGTAGCAATGGATGAAGGATTAAGATTTGCTATTAGAGAAGGTGGAAGAACAGTTGGTTCAGGAGTTGTTTCTGAAATAATTGATTAA